Proteins from a single region of Eremothecium gossypii ATCC 10895 chromosome VI, complete sequence:
- a CDS encoding AFR007Wp (Syntenic homolog of Saccharomyces cerevisiae YDR069C (DOA4) and YER144C (UBP5)) — MPHIQESRVWCRSISQLSHLAEQFVTENGTESTDMKLLLQQCVDTLSNYQDECKKIKSVSKPVPSKELYDLYETAYVYFKIVSLIVLNKIPKLEEYARAKSDAVDRTGKQLLEIYNMLVNRLVKDDRIAEIKRFVKENSRRDPEAKNEQIGVESGKSIPATLLRNLLMGPSASGTVLLVDVRPRLDFMRCHIKSSSIICIEPVSFKESYTDIDLGKKSMITSPDAEIALFQDRDKFDYIVVYTQDSEKNKHNVQQQQLLVDLLINRSFEKALDRTKVFILAGGFSEWSNAHPDFCVSSQGDSVYLNGDTSGLSLQLMPQTTPQKQYNNMFQTMLSGPTDVHGIIRNPHNFPTQQKSKLKRVPSFRDYFRSSSSSSNINERPGSVPPQLSNGSTIYPETPKLMTNDEYMKSLPQLSPITARAITSPSRALSAVGVSKSSASNSISSLLANSGSASPMKPPDTPLPFTDSIKTLGQQNLTVAVSNLNFSVGLVNCGNSCYMSCIIQCLLGTQELCTMFLNNSYQNHINLNSRLGSKGLLARYFSQLIHQMYQYGKDIRKKMGNEKTAVIPTQFKIACGSINSSFKDNTQQDCQEFCQFLLDGLHEDLNQCGNNPPLKELSEEAEKMREMMPMRLASAIEWERYLTTDFSVIVDLFQGQYASQLQCKVCQRTSTTYQPFSVLSVPVPSTRTCTLTDCFTEFTKIETLEQEEQWSCPSCKKRQPSTKKITITRLPRNLIIHLKRFDNMLNKNNVFVSYPSVLDLTAFWANDYDKKVTNNNVELPSRGQVPPFNYQLYGIACHDGTLRAGHYTAYVNKGAVLGWCYYDDTNWRQIRSAREYITQNAYVLFYHRIHST, encoded by the coding sequence ATGCCGCATATTCAGGAAAGCAGGGTCTGGTGCAGGTCCATCAGCCAGCTCTCCCATCTCGCTGAACAATTTGTCACTGAGAATGGAACTGAAAGCACGGACATGAAACTGTTGCTCCAGCAGTGCGTTGACACGTTGTCTAACTATCAGGATGAGTGCAAAAAGATCAAAAGCGTGTCGAAGCCGGTGCCCTCTAAGGAACTGTATGACTTATACGAAACAGCATATGTTTACTTCAAGATCGTATCGCTGATCGTCTTGAACAAGATCCCGAAGCTCGAGGAGTACGCGCGCGCGAAGAGCGATGCTGTAGACCGCACGGGCAAGCAGCTGCTAGAGATATACAACATGTTGGTGAACCGCCTAGTCAAGGATGATCGGATCGCAGAGATCAAGAGGTTTGTGAAGGAGAACTCGCGGCGGGACCCGGAGGCGAAGAACGAGCAGATCGGTGTGGAGAGTGGCAAGAGCATTCCGGCTACGCTTCTCCGCAACCTGCTCATGGGCCCATCCGCCTCTGGAACTGTCTTGCTTGTGGACGTTCGGCCCCGCCTTGACTTTATGCGTTGCCATATCAAATCGTCGTCTATTATCTGCATAGAGCCCGTCTCGTTCAAGGAATCGTATACAGATATCGATCTTGGAAAGAAATCGATGATTACCAGTCCTGATGCCGAGATCGCTTTGTTTCAGGATCGCGACAAGTTCGACTATATTGTGGTTTACACGCAAGACAGTGAAAAGAACAAACACAacgtgcagcagcagcaactTCTAGTTGACTTATTGATAAACCGTTCCTTTGAGAAGGCGCTTGACAGGACGAAGGTCTTCATTTTGGCTGGCGGGTTTTCTGAGTGGTCTAATGCGCACCCGGACTTCTGTGTATCTTCACAGGGAGACAGCGTTTACCTAAACGGAGATACCTCTGGCCTCAGCTTGCAGTTAATGCCACAGACTACTCCTCAAAAACAGTATAATAATATGTTCCAAACGATGCTATCCGGACCGACTGACGTACACGGCATAATAAGGAACCCGCATAATTTTCCCACGCAGCAAAAATCAAAACTAAAGAGAGTTCCTAGCTTTAGGGATTACTTCCGAAGCTCCTCATCGTCGTCTAATATAAACGAAAGACCCGGCAGTGTCCCTCCACAGCTTTCAAATGGTTCCACGATTTACCCTGAAACGCCTAAATTGATGACAAATGATGAGTATATGAAATCTTTACCGCAATTATCTCCAATTACTGCACGGGCTATAACTTCTCCATCGAGGGCTCTTTCCGCGGTTGGAGTATCAAAATCTTCAGCTTCGAATAGTATCTCAAGTCTTTTGGCGAATAGTGGATCAGCCAGCCCAATGAAGCCACCAGACACACCGCTACCTTTCACGGATTCCATAAAGACCCTTGGGCAGCAGAATCTTACGGTGGCGGTATCGAATCTAAATTTCAGTGTTGGGTTGGTCAATTGTGGAAACTCATGCTATATGAGTTGCATCATCCAATGTCTTCTTGGAACGCAAGAACTATGCACGATGTTTTTGAATAATTCATATCAGAACCACATTAATTTGAACAGCAGACTCGGCTCTAAAGGTTTATTGGCAAGATATTTTTCGCAGCTCATTCACCAAATGTATCAATATGGCAAGGATATCAGGAAGAAGATGGGTAACGAGAAGACGGCTGTAATCCCAACACAGTTCAAGATTGCATGCGGATCTATAAACTCCTCGTTCAAAGATAACACACAACAGGACTGCCAAGAATTTTGCCAATTCCTATTGGATGGCCTACATGAAGACCTAAACCAATGTGGTAACAATCCTCCTTTGAAAGAGCTTTCAGAAGAGGCTGAGAAAATGAGGGAAATGATGCCCATGCGACTGGCTTCCGCAATTGAGTGGGAGCGTTACTTGACGACAGATTTCAGTGTCATTGTAGATCTCTTCCAAGGCCAGTACGCGTCTCAGTTGCAATGTAAAGTGTGCCAGAGGACCTCAACTACGTATCAACCGTTTTCAGTCCTTTCCGTTCCAGTGCCTAGCACAAGGACATGTACACTTACCGACTGTTTCACTGAATTTACCAAAATCGAAACTttggagcaggaggagcagTGGTCTTGTCCTTCCTGTAAAAAAAGACAACCTTCCACTAAAAAGATCACCATTACGAGGTTACCTCGTAATTTAATTATTCATCTCAAACGGTTCGATAATATGCTAAACAAAAACAATGTTTTTGTATCCTACCCTAGTGTACTGGACTTGACTGCATTCTGGGCCAATGATTATGACAAAAAAGTCACGAACAATAACGTAGAGCTACCTTCGAGAGGGCAAGTTCCACCTTTTAACTACCAACTATACGGGATAGCTTGCCACGATGGAACCCTACGTGCTGGCCACTACACAGCGTATGTTAACAAAGGAGCTGTACTTGGCTGGTGTTACTACGATGATACAAACTGGCGGCAAATCAGAAGCGCAAGGGAGTATATTACCCAAAACGCATACGTATTATTTTACCATCGTATACACAGTACATGA
- the OCA6 gene encoding protein-tyrosine-phosphatase (Syntenic homolog of Saccharomyces cerevisiae YDR067C (OCA6)) → MSDKNITSMQLVSPLNFSCVQPKLYRGSYPRPINLPFLRTLQLEYIVSLTPEPITNDPILKNFCEAQGIEVFHIPCNIDKVSKGKPKIKRKKKQVPIEYDVVVKCAQFLINKNHYPCYIHCSNGQLVTSLVIACLRKLSYWSTVSIFNEYLTYMSSINIHEREFIESFNSEIEISGLDMTEKVPWILASNMKSNSENDLLPSLRFHSI, encoded by the coding sequence ATGTCTGATAAGAATATAACATCCATGCAACTCGTTAGCCCTTTGAATTTTAGCTGCGTGCAGCCCAAACTATATCGCGGATCATACCCCAGGCCGATTAATCTACCGTTCCTCAGGACTTTGCAGTTAGAATATATTGTATCACTAACACCAGAACCAATAACCAATGACCCGATTCTGAAGAATTTCTGCGAGGCACAGGGCATAGAGGTATTCCATATACCCTGTAATATCGACAAGGTCTCGAAGGGCAAGCCAAAGATCAAGAGAAAGAAGAAACAGGTTCCAATAGAGTACGATGTGGTAGTGAAGTGTGCGCAGTTTCTAATAAACAAAAATCACTATCCCTGCTACATACATTGTTCTAACGGTCAGCTGGTGACCTCTTTGGTTATAGCCTGTCTTCGGAAGCTGTCATACTGGAGTACCGTGTCGATATTCAACGAGTACCTGACCTACATGTCTAGCATCAATATCCATGAGAGGGAATTTATAGAGAGCTTTAATTCGGAAATTGAGATTAGCGGATTAGATATGACGGAGAAGGTGCCCTGGATACTAGCAAGCAATATGAAATCGAACTCGGAAAATGATCTGCTTCCAAGCCTGAGATTCCATAGTATATAG
- the MAG1 gene encoding DNA-3-methyladenine glycosylase II (Syntenic homolog of Saccharomyces cerevisiae YER142C (MAG1)) produces the protein MKRAREDVGNIPIEYLSRHSDAFEKAVQYILSVDSSLLEVIVAKEFPQYLIATERQLTLQSHFKHLASGIITQQISGAAARSIKSRVEQLFGGTFPNYVELQSKFAAGDSASLRKCGLSARKVSYVESLTAYFNQNEMRLKHLFNSGSDAEIVDDLVRNVKGIGPWSAKMFLVTSLHRQDVFAADDLGIARGCSRYLTARPEVLKKLMVSRTTVKRSKIKHKNSNWRIYDEDIVESCGQLFKPHRTLFMFILWRLSSTNIDALLNTNPQLSVKPLIESNQTHSIH, from the coding sequence ATGAAAAGGGCACGTGAGGATGTTGGTAATATTCCTATAGAGTACTTATCACGGCACAGTGACGCCTTTGAGAAAGCCGTCCAATATATTCTGAGTGTTGACTCATCATTGTTAGAAGTCATCGTCGCCAAGGAGTTTCCACAATACCTGATAGCGACAGAAAGACAGCTTACATTGCAAAGCCATTTCAAACACCTGGCGAGTGGTATAATCACGCAGCAAATTagcggcgccgcagcccgAAGCATCAAATCCCGAGTGGAACAGCTTTTCGGTGGTACATTTCCAAACTACGTGGAATTACAATCCAAGTTCGCAGCTGGCGACTCTGCGAGTCTGCGAAAGTGCGGTCTTTCTGCGCGCAAGGTATCGTACGTTGAATCGCTCACGGCGTACTTCAATCAGAACGAGATGCGCCTGAAGCATCTTTTCAATAGCGGCAGTGACGCGGAAATAGTTGATGATCTAGTTCGAAATGTTAAGGGTATTGGCCCCTGGAGCGCCAAGATGTTCCTGGTCACGAGCCTACATCGCCAAGATGTTTTTGCCGCGGATGACCTGGGTATAGCAAGGGGCTGTTCCCGATATCTGACAGCGAGGCCAGAAGTGCTCAAGAAACTGATGGTTTCTCGAACGACCGTTAAGCGAAGTAAGATAAAGCATAAGAACAGCAACTGGCGCATATATGACGAGGATATTGTGGAAAGTTGCGGGCAACTATTTAAGCCGCACCGGACATTGTTCATGTTTATTCTTTGGCGGTTATCAAGCACGAATATCGATGCTCTGCTGAACACCAACCCTCAGCTAAGCGTTAAGCCTTTGATTGAGAGCAATCAGACACATTCAATCCATTAA
- the DDI1 gene encoding Ddi1p (Syntenic homolog of Saccharomyces cerevisiae YER143W (DDI1)): MNVTVSNEVTDELLGPFELSDDITLMDFMALIDFDENEQALWHNMRQLKSVDREKTLMQLGIVGESLVVVKAIKKKATEGSTTRASKASAKAAKAAAKAAAVARDTPAEQATTVSPVAQVPVAVSPAVTAAVPTQPTSPSGGPAAANDIITPEDEYIETFRKSLLNSPSLASNIPIPGVNQLIQDSQLFKQLIGPVLLHRRAQQQAANQMGTAQSEYVKLMSNPDDPSNQARISELINQQEIDEQLHKAMEYTPEVFASVNMLYINMEINGHPVKAFVDSGAQSTIMSTALAERTGLGRLVDKRFRGIARGVGKGEIIGRVHAAQVKIETQFIPCSFIVLDTNVDLLLGLDMLRRYQACVDLKENVLKIAGIVTPFLPEAEIPKHFDMDPSAEATNLPSTSPLGNQKAAPEARDAGVGSALLNRSTPATAERTHAEEDVRRLMDLGFSRAEVLKALDHSQGNAEYAAAFLFQ; encoded by the coding sequence ATGAACGTTACCGTCAGTAATGAAGTCACGGACGAGCTCTTAGGTCCATTCGAGTTGAGCGATGATATAACCTTGATGGACTTCATGGCACTTATAGACTTCGATGAGAATGAACAGGCTCTTTGGCATAATATGCGGCAGTTAAAATCGGTCGACCGGGAGAAGACACTAATGCAACTGGGCATAGTTGGAGAGTCGTTGGTGGTTGTGAAGGCGATAAAGAAGAAGGCCACCGAAGGCTCTACAACACGGGCGTCAAAGGCCTCCGCAAAGGCTGCAAAGGCGGCTGCAAAGGCGGCTGCAGTCGCTAGGGACACACCTGCGGAACAAGCTACGACTGTGAGCCCTGTTGCGCAAGTACCTGTTGCTGTATCGCCGGCGGTAACTGCGGCGGTACCCACACAGCCGACCAGCCCTAGCGGTGGACCTGCAGCCGCCAACGATATTATTACACCCGAAGACGAGTATATTGAAACTTTCCGAAAATCATTGCTCAACAGTCCCTCGCTAGCATCCAATATCCCGATACCTGGTGTGAATCAGCTGATTCAAGACAGTCAACTTTTCAAGCAGCTTATAGGGCCTGTACTGTTGCACAGAAGGGCTCAGCAGCAAGCTGCTAACCAGATGGGCACCGCACAGAGTGAATATGTGAAGCTCATGAGTAACCCTGATGATCCTAGTAACCAGGCGCGCATTTCTGAGCTGATCAATCAACAGGAGATAGACGAACAGCTACACAAGGCCATGGAGTATACGCCGGAGGTTTTTGCATCGGTGAATATGCTTTATATTAACATGGAGATCAATGGACATCCTGTGAAGGCGTTCGTCGATTCTGGAGCACAGTCCACCATAATGTCAACTGCTCTAGCAGAGAGGACCGGATTGGGCCGCCTTGTTGATAAACGGTTTCGCGGAATTGCCAGGGGAGTAGGTAAGGGAGAGATCATCGGCAGGGTCCATGCGGCCCAAGTCAAGATTGAGACACAGTTTATTCCCTGTAGCTTCATTGTATTAGACACCAACGTCGACCTCCTTTTAGGATTGGATATGCTCAGGAGATATCAGGCCTGTGTTGATCTAAAAGAAAATGTGTTAAAGATTGCTGGCATTGTGACGCCCTTCCTTCCGGAGGCAGAGATTCCTAAGCATTTCGATATGGATCCTAGTGCTGAGGCTACAAATTTGCCGTCGACATCCCCGCTGGGAAACCAGAAAGCTGCTCCAGAGGCTCGTGATGCTGGTGTCGGATCGGCTCTATTGAACAGATCAACCCCCGCGACCGCAGAACGCACTCATGCTGAGGAAGACGTGCGGCGGCTAATGGATCTCGGATTCTCCCGCGCAGAGGTATTGAAAGCCTTGGACCACTCGCAGGGGAATGCCGAATATGCCGCCGCATTTTTATTTCAATAA
- the COX15 gene encoding Cox15p (Syntenic homolog of Saccharomyces cerevisiae YER141W (COX15)), translating to MFRSILSRNATLHGCRFMSSSSTAGFGKYLASRGSQLPPPFRKQTSSLNFVTGRTGLLRPYSASRILQEAASVKGPRKLLNSSKTVGYWLVGTSGLVFGIVVLGGLTRLTESGLSITEWRPVTGTLPPMNENDWQEEFRKYQQSPEFQQLNSHISLEEFKFIYFMEWVHRLWGRAIGAVFVLPAVYFAATRKTSPRVNRRLFLLSLVLGFQGFIGWWMVRSGLDQGQLDERKSKPTVSQYRLTAHLGTAFVLYMGMLWTGIEILRETKWVKSPAKAMELFQKLDSPALAPVRRMALALTALTFLTAMSGGLVAGLDAGLIYNTFPHMGDNWLPKQRELMDDTFARKEDKSDKFWRNMFENPTTVQLNHRIFATTTFCSVLAFHLYCNRRKALIPKSANRTMHAMMGLVTLQFSLGVATLLYLVPVPLASAHQAGALALLTSALVFAAQLRKPRAPMRLLVNSLHAQQKRASGQIMSEVSRLAK from the coding sequence ATGTTCAGGTCCATTTTATCCAGGAATGCGACTCTGCATGGGTGCAGGTTTATGTCTTCGAGCAGCACTGCTGGGTTTGGCAAATACTTAGCGTCCCGGGGGAGCCAACTGCCGCCGCCCTTCAGGAAGCAAACTTCTTCCTTGAACTTCGTAACGGGCCGCACCGGGCTtttgcgaccatactctGCATCCAGGATTTTGCAAGAGGCTGCGTCAGTAAAAGGACCAAGGAAACTTCTCAACTCCTCGAAAACGGTTGGCTATTGGCTGGTCGGCACATCGGGGCTTGTGTTTGGGATCGTTGTTTTGGGCGGTTTAACCCGACTAACCGAATCTGGGCTAAGTATCACAGAATGGCGTCCGGTGACGGGAACGCTCCCTCCTATGAATGAGAACGACTGGCAGGAGGAGTTTAGGAAGTACCAACAGTCTCCCGAGTTCCAGCAGTTGAACTCGCACATCAGTCTGGAGGAATTCAAGTTTATTTATTTCATGGAATGGGTCCACCGCCTGTGGGGGCGTGCCATTGGCGCCGTCTTTGTGCTCCCTGCTGTTTACTTCGCTGCGACTCGGAAGACCTCGCCGCGTGTTAACAGAAGGCTCTTCCTACTGTCCTTGGTTTTGGGCTTTCAGGGATTCATTGGCTGGTGGATGGTTCGCTCCGGTCTTGACCAGGGCCAGCTCGATGAGCGGAAGTCCAAGCCAACTGTTTCGCAATATCGGTTGACCGCGCACCTTGGCACTGCCTTCGTTCTGTATATGGGAATGCTGTGGACTGGTATTGAGATCTTGAGGGAAACAAAATGGGTCAAGTCGCCCGCAAAAGCGATGGAGTTATTCCAAAAGCTGGACAGCCCAGCATTGGCTCCAGTCAGAAGAATGGCACTTGCGCTTACTGCCCTGACGTTTCTCACCGCCATGTCGGGCGGTTTGGTCGCTGGGCTGGACGCCGGTCTGATCTACAACACATTCCCACATATGGGCGACAACTGGCTCCCCAAGCAACGTGAGTTAATGGACGATACCTTTGCAAGGAAGGAGGACAAGAGCGACAAGTTCTGGAGAAATATGTTCGAAAATCCAACCACCGTCCAACTCAACCACCGGATTTTCGCAACCACTACTTTCTGCTCGGTGCTGGCCTTCCATCTGTACTGCAATAGGAGAAAAGCCCTGATCCCAAAGAGCGCTAACCGGACTATGCACGCAATGATGGGTCTCGTGACCTTGCAGTTCTCCCTTGGCGTGGCGACCCTGCTATACTTGGTACCGGTTCCACTGGCGTCTGCCCACCAGGCAGGTGCACTGGCGCTGTTAACCTCTGCTCTGGTATTTGCCGCTCAACTCCGGAAGCCACGTGCGCCAATGAGACTCCTGGTGAACAGCCTGCACGCCCAGCAGAAGAGGGCCAGTGGCCAAATTATGTCTGAAGTCTCCAGGTTAGCTAAATGA
- the DOS2 gene encoding Dos2p (Syntenic homolog of Saccharomyces cerevisiae YDR068W (DOS2)): protein MEFAYEEAAIAQQEQNDAANPHDERTEQVFHTLERQVEKQYQRTADAIKNLMNDDEYVELQLPLDANLTEKAQSVLNSLDKNLHTVEETAQSYWNQVSQKSFWSSMTGTISGKLNNVVRFVEGGSDDVSTTNKSTARDAGSRTAAQLWQLATDQNLYLAYKDPVPEINIEERTEEIADLLKQDEALRKLMNTIVPTRIKYATFWAIYFSKRDKLLSIEENRRSVLEGYDMKSNLKEELTWDDDDEDYEEVVEITNTKGEVETRIGTVSRTKPLPKDNSESAAESDDDEWE, encoded by the coding sequence ATGGAGTTTGCATATGAAGAAGCGGCAATAGCTCAGCAAGAACAGAACGATGCCGCGAATCCTCACGATGAGAGAACGGAACAGGTGTTCCACACTCTGGAGCGCCAGGTGGAGAAGCAGTACCAGCGCACCGCGGATGCGATCAAGAACCTGATGAATGACGACGAATACGTGGAGCTGCAGCTTCCTTTAGACGCAAATTTGACGGAGAAGGCACAGTCTGTGCTCAATTCGCTGGACAAGAACCTGCATACCGTGGAGGAGACAGCTCAGAGCTACTGGAACCAGGTGTCCCAGAAATCCTTTTGGTCCTCGATGACAGGCACCATCTCGGGCAAGTTGAATAACGTCGTCAGGTTCGTTGAAGGAGGCTCGGATGATGTGTCTACGACCAACAAGTCTACTGCACGCGATGCCGGAAGCCGCACGGCTGCTCAGTTGTGGCAACTCGCCACCGATCAGAATCTGTACTTGGCCTATAAAGACCCGGTTCCAGAAATTAATATCGAAGAACGCACGGAGGAAATAGCAGATTTATTGAAGCAAGATGAAGCGCTCCGAAAACTCATGAATACGATCGTCCCAACACGCATCAAGTATGCAACATTCTGGGCTATATACTTCAGTAAGCGCGATAAACTACTCAGTATTGAGGAAAACAGACGTTCGGTGTTGGAAGGCTATGATATGAAGAGCAATTTGAAGGAAGAACTTACCTGGGACGATGATGACGAAGACTATGAAGAAGTTGTGGAGATCACCAACACTAAGGGTGAGGTGGAAACCCGCATTGGCACAGTATCTCGCACGAAACCGCTCCCCAAAGACAATTCTGAGAGTGCGGCTGAATCTGATGATGACGAATGGGAGTAA